A genomic window from Panthera tigris isolate Pti1 chromosome B4, P.tigris_Pti1_mat1.1, whole genome shotgun sequence includes:
- the LOC102956879 gene encoding olfactory receptor 10AD1-like: MVDLRNGSTVTEFILVGFEQSSSSTRALLFALFLALYSLAMAMNGLIIFITWTDPRLNSPMYFFLGHLSFLDVCFITTTIPQMLIHLVVKNHTVSFASCLTQMYLVFGVGVAECILLAFMAYDRYVAICHPLSYAHIMSRQVCVRLVSTAWFFGLINGILLDYMTFRGPFCRDNHIENFFCEAPIVIALSCGDPQFSLKMIFADAIVVLLSPMVLIVISYARILASILGRTSSSGRGKTFSTCASHLTVVIFFYTSAMFSYMNPRSTHGPDKDKPFSLLYTIITPMCNPIIYSFRNKEMKGAMVRALGRTSLAQAESI; this comes from the coding sequence ATGGTGGACCTAAGGAATGGGAGCACAGTGACAGAGTTTATCCTCGTGGGCTTCGAGCAGAGCTCCTCTTCCACTCGGGCATTGCTCTTTGCCCTCTTCCTAGCCCTCTACAGCCTTGCCATGGCCATGAATGGcctcatcatcttcatcacctgGACAGACCCCAGACTCAACagccccatgtacttcttccttggCCATCTGTCCTTCCTGGATGTCTgcttcatcaccaccaccatcccacAGATGCTAATCCACCTGGTGGTCAAGAACCACACTGTCTCCTTTGCCTCCTGCTTGACCCAGATGTACCTGGTTTTTGGTGTAGGTGTGGCCGAGTGCATCCTCTTGGCTTTTATGGCCTATGACCGTTACGTTGCTATCTGCCACCCACTCAGCTATGCACACATCATGAGCCGGCAGGTCTGTGTGAGGCTGGTGAGTACTGCCTGGTTCTTTGGGCTAATCAATGGCATTCTGCTTGATTATATGACATTTCGTGGTCCATTCTGTAGAGACAACCACATAGAAAACTTCTTCTGTGAGGCCCCCATAGTGATTGCCCTCTCTTGTGGAGACCCCCAGTTTAGCCTGAAAATGATCTTTGCCGATGCCATCGTGGTGCTGCTCAGCCCCATGGTGCTCATTGTTATCTCCTACGCCCGCATCCTGGCCTCCATCCTTGGCAGAACCTCCTCCTCAGGTCGGGGGAAGACCTTCTCTACTTGTGCCTCCCATCTGACTGTGGTCATCTTTTTCTATACCTCAGCCATGTTCTCTTACATGAATCCTCGCAGCACACACGGCCCTGACAAAGACaagcctttctcccttctctacaCCATCATCACCCCCATGTGCAACCCCATCATCTATAGTTTTCGAAACAAGGAAATGAAGGGGGCCATGGTGAGGGCCCTTGGGAGGACCAGCCTGGCCCAGGCAGAATCTATCTAG